Proteins from one Setaria italica strain Yugu1 chromosome V, Setaria_italica_v2.0, whole genome shotgun sequence genomic window:
- the LOC101769235 gene encoding SAP30-binding protein, whose amino-acid sequence MASDKERIAALFSMYNDDEEEEDDADEPNPPSPAPPAAAAAPAVTSSSPLPSQAGGEDPNPSLAPLSPPLPEESAGRKTLASPHPSPARGQLPPLPSRRSSSPFAVSPPSPLRGPSSAPPPDLPRPPRRGALAIVDYGHDEMAMSPEQEDGEIMSGVHRFGSDAQSAEGNLEERTLSGMVHIMPSNTEAEMPQHPDAPEQNQVGTDMDVDVTRPEIEDAQVEETTDVSTNGENDDPLSRFLPPPATAKCSAALQQKINRFLVYKRAGKSFNAEVRNRKDYRNPDFLQHAVRYQEIDQIGTCFSKDVFDPYGYDKADYYDEIEADMKRELERKEQERKKSPKVEFIAAGVQPPITASIPKIPAGVATLPVPAEGVKKESRPNKKSKWDKVDGDVKNLAIPSGHDHLSATVSAALLPSANVGAGYAAFAQQKRKEAEEKRSDYK is encoded by the exons ATGGCGTCCGATAAAGAGCGCATAGCCGCCCTCTTCTCCATGTACAacgacgacgaggaagaggaggatgacgCCGACGAGCCCAACCCCCcttcccccgcgccgcccgccgccgccgcggcccccgccgtcacctcctcgtcgccgctgccCTCTCAAGCCGGGGGTGAGGACCCCAACCCTTCCCTGGCGCCTCTGTCGCCTCCCTTGCCCGAGGAGTCGGCCGGCCGCAAAACCCTAGCGAGCCCCCACCCGTCCCCGGCGCGGGGGCAGCTTCCGCCGCTGCCCTCGCGGCGCTCTTCGTCGCCCTTTGCTGTCTCGCCCCCCTCCCCGCTGCGGGGCCcatcctccgccccgccgcccgacctgccgcgcccgccgcggcgcggggcgctTGCAATCGTGGACTATGGGCACGACGAGATGGCCATGTCGCCCGAGCAGGAG GATGGGGAGATCATGAGCGGCGTGCACAGATTTGGCTCAGATGCTCAGTCTGCTGAGG GGAATCTTGAAGAACGGACTCTCTCAGGTATGGTTCATATTATGCCCTCAAATACCGAAGCAGAAATGCCTCAGCATCCTGATGCGCCTGAGCAGAACCAAGTAGGGACAGACATGGATGTGGATGTAACTAGACCAGAAATTGAAGATGCCCAGGTGGAGGAAACTACTGATGTTTCAACTAATGGTGAAAATGATGATCCATTGAGTCGTTTCCTTCCTCCACCCGCGACTGCAAAGTGCTCTGCAGCATTACAG CAAAAAATTAACAGGTTCCTTGTGTACAAAAGAGCCGGAAAGAGTTTTAATGCTGAAGTGCGCAACAGGAAGGATTACAGAAATCCTGACTTCTTGCAGCATGCTGTGCGGTATCAAGAAATCGATCAGATAGGGACCTGTTTCAGTAAGGATGTTTTTGATCCTTACGGGTATGACAAAGCCGACTACTATGATGAGATAG AAGCTGACATGAAGCGAGAACTTGAGAGGAAGGAACAGGAGAGGAAAAAAAGCCCAAAAGTTGAATTTATTGCTGCAGGAGTGCAACCTCCGATTACTGCATCAATACCGAAGATTCCAG CTGGTGTTGCTACGCTTCCGGTACCTGCAGAAGGTGTAAAAAAAGAGAGTAGGCCAAACAAGAAGTCAAAATGGGATAAG GTTGATGGGGATGTTAAGAACCTTGCTATTCCTAGTGGACACGACCATTTATCAGCAACAGTTTCTGCGGCACTTTTGCCTTCTGCCAATGTTGGTGCTGGATATGCTGCTTTTGC GcaacaaaagagaaaagaggctgAAGAGAAGAGAAGTGATTATAAGTAG
- the LOC101769638 gene encoding nucleobase-ascorbate transporter 2 — protein MAEAKPEEISHPPMEQLQGFEYCIDSNPPWGEAIILAFQHYILALGTAVMIPAVLVPMMGGDDGDRVRVVQTLLFVTGINTLLQSLFGTRLPTVIGGSYAFVIPIVAIIQDSSLAAIPDGHERFLETMRAIQGALIVSSSIQIILGYSQLWGIFSRFFSPVGMAPVVALLGFGLFERGFPVVGRCVEVGLPMLILFVVLSQYLKNIQIKDIPILERFSLFICIALVWAYAQILTSGGAYKNSTEVTQINCRTDRANLISSAPWIKIPYPLQWGAPTFNAGQSFGMVSAVLVSLVESTASYKAAARLASATPPPAHILSRGIGWQGIGILLDGLFGTGTGSTVSVENVGLLGSTRIGSRRVIQISAGFMIFFSMLGKFGALFASIPFTIFAAVYCVLFGLVAAVGLSFLQFTNMNSMRNLFIVGVSIFLGLSVPEYFFRYTMAAQRGPAHTKAGWFNDYINTIFSSPPTVGLIVAVFLDNTLETKDAGNDRGLPWWVRFRSFKGDSRNEEFYSLPFNLNRFFPPA, from the exons ATGGCGGAGGCGAAGCCGGAGGAGATCAGCCATCCGCCCATGGAGCAGCTCCAGGGGTTTGAGTACTGCATAGACTCCAACCCTCCCTGGG GGGAGGCGATCATACTTGCCTTCCAGCACTACATACTGGCGCTTGGCACGGCGGTGATGATCCCGGCGGTGTTGGTTCCCATGATGGGTGGCGACGAT GGGGACAGGGTGCGGGTGGTGCAGACGCTGCTGTTCGTGACGGGGATAAACACGCTGCTGCAATCCCTCTTCGGGACGCGGCTGCCGACCGTGATCGGCGGCTCCTACGCGTTCGTGATCCCGATAGTGGCCATCATCCAGGACTCGTCGCTCGCGGCGATACCCGATGGCCACGAG AGGTTCCTCGAGACCATGAGGGCAATACAGGGGGCACTGATAGTGTCCTCCAGTATTCAGATAATCCTGGGCTACAGCCAACTCTGGGGCATTTTCTCcag ATTCTTCAGTCCAGTGGGGATGGCGCCAGTGGTTGCTCTGCTAGGATTTGGCCTTTTCGAAAGAGGATTCCCTGTG GTTGGGAGATGCGTTGAGGTCGGTTTGCCGATGCTGATTCTCTTTGTTGTACTCTCTCAG TATCTGAAGAATATACAAATAAAAGATATTCCCATACTGGAAAGGTTCTCCCTTTTCATCTGTATCGCGTTGGTATGGGCATATGCTCAAATCCTCACTTCAGGTGGTGCCTATAAGAACAGCACTGAGGTCACTCAGATCAACTGCCGCACTGACCGAGCCAATCTGATCTCCTCTGCTCCATG GATTAAGATTCCTTACCCACTACAATGGGGGGCACCAACCTTCAACGCTGGCCAATCATTTGGTATGGTGTCTGCCGTTTTGGTCTCACTAGTTGAG TCCACAGCATCTTACAAAGCTGCTGCTCGTCTTGCAAGTGCGACTCCACCTCCAGCTCATATCCTGAGTAGAGGCATTGGATGGCAG GGAATCGGCATCCTCCTTGATGGGCTATTTGGAACGGGCACTGGCTCCACTGTCTCAGT GGAGAACGTCGGGCTGCTTGGATCGACAAGGATCGGGAGCCGGCGTGTTATACAGATCTCTGCCGGTTTCATGATCTTTTTCTCCATGCTGG GGAAATTCGGAGCGCTGTTTGCTTCCATCCCATTCACCATCTTCGCAGCCGTGTACTGCGTCTTGTTTGGGCTCGTTG CTGCGGTGGGGCTGTCCTTCTTGCAGTTCACTAACATGAACTCCATGCGCAACCTCTTTATCGTGGGCGTCTCCATCTTCCTTGGCCTATCCGTGCCGGAGTACTTTTTCCGGTACACCATGGCTGCTCAGCGTGGTCCTGCGCACACCAAAGCCGGATGG TTCAACGACTACATCAACACCATCTTCTCATCGCCGCCAACGGTGGGGCTGATCGTGGCCGTGTTCCTGGACAACACGCTGGAGACCAAGGACGCAGGCAACGACCGGGGCCTGCCGTGGTGGGTGCGGTTCCGGTCGTTCAAGGGGGACAGCAGGAACGAGGAGTTCTATAGCCTGCCGTTCAATCTCAACCGCTTCTTCCCTCCGGCCTAG
- the LOC101768415 gene encoding CBL-interacting protein kinase 30 codes for MAMEKNQDTQLIMGRYRLGRLLGRGNFAKVYKAHKVATGEVVAIKVFNKDAVRQSGMSEKVKTEVDVMRRVHHPNVVRLHEVMATRSRIYFVMEYAAGGELLARLAQSARLPEPVARRYFQQLITAVEFCHSRGVYHRDLKPENLLLDARGDLKVSDFGLSALQDAGARLRGDGLLHTACGTPAYVAPEVLLKCGYDGAKADIWSCGVILFVLMAGYLPFNDTNLVLLYRKITQSNYRCPPWFSVDARKLLARLLDPNPRTRITMTKLKAHPWLQKGPCPLTDKPLVTSETSVLLGKEACKCHHHRDEEDEEDARERKRSKVTVSSPTIAVRPSSMNAFDIISRSSGLDLSKMFDEEHGAEARFASRESTAAIVSKLEEIAEARKLSVKLKEKGRVEMVGSQDGGRGALAIEAEIFEVAPSVHVVEMRKTGGDSLEFREFYRQDLKPSLGDIVWSWQGGDLPPPALVPAAPRRTTT; via the exons ATGGCCATGGAGAAGAACCAAGACACCCAGCTGATCATGGGCCGTTACAGGCTCGGCCGCCTCCTCGGCCGCGGCAACTTCGCCAAGGTGTACAAGGCCCATAAGGTGGCCACCGGCGAGGTCGTGGCCATCAAGGTGTTCAACAAGGACGCCGTGCGCCAGTCCGGCATGTCGGAGAAGGTGAAGACGGAGGTGGACGTGATGCGGCGCGTGCACCACCCCAACGTCGTCCGCCTCCACGAGGTGATGGCCACGCGCTCCAGGATCTACTTCGTCATGGAgtacgccgccggcggcgagctcctcgCGCGCCTCGCCCAGAGCGCGCGGCTTCCCGAGCCCGTGGCGCGCCGCTACTTCCAGCAGCTGATCACGGCCGTCGAGTTCTGCCACAGCCGCGGCGTCTACCACCGCGACCTCAAGCCCGAGAACCTGCTCCTCGACGCGCGCGGCGACCTCAAGGTCTCCGACTTCGGGCTCAGCGCGCTGCAGGACGCCGGCGCCCGGCTGCGCGGCGACGGCCTCTTGCACACCGCGTGCGGCACGCCGGCGTACGTCGCCCCCGAG GTGCTCCTGAAGTGTGGCTACGACGGCGCGAAGGCGGACATCTGGTCGTGCGGTGTGATCCTCTTCGTGCTCATGGCCGGCTACCTCCCGTTCAACGACACCAACCTGGTGTTGCTATACCGGAAGATCACGCAGAGCAACTACAGGTGCCCGCCGTGGTTCTCCGTCGACGCGCGCAAGCTCCTCGCCAGGCTGCTCGACCCCAACCCCAGGACCAGGATCACCATGACCAAGCTCAAGGCCCATCCCTGGCTCCAGAAAGGGCCCTGCCCTCTCACCGACAAGCCTCTCGTCACGAGCGAGACCTCCGTGCTGCTCGGCAAGGAAGCCTGCAagtgccaccaccaccgcgacgaagaggacgaggaggacgcccgGGAGAGGAAGCGCTCCAAGGTGACCGTGTCGTCGCCGACCATCGCCGTGAGGCCGTCGAGCATGAACGCCTTCGACATCATCTCGCGGTCGAGCGGGCTGGACCTGTCCAAGATGTTCGATGAGGAGCACGGGGCGGAGGCGCGGTTCGCCTCCAGAGAGAGCACGGCGGCGATCGTGTCCAAGCTGGAGGAGATCGCCGAGGCGCGGAAGCTCAGCGTCAAGCTGAAGGAGAAGGGCAGGGTCGAGATGGTGGGCAGCCAGGACGGGGGAAGAGGCGCGCTCGCCATCGAGGCGGAGATCTTCGAGGTGGCGCCGTCGGTGCACGTGGTGGAGATGAGGAAGACCGGCGGCGACTCGCTCGAGTTCCGAGAATTCTACAGGCAGGACCTGAAGCCGTCGTTAGGCGACATTGTGTGGTCGTGGCAGGGCGGTGatttgccgccgccggctctcgtGCCGGCAGCGCCGAGGCGGACCACCACGTAG
- the LOC101768816 gene encoding CBL-interacting protein kinase 19: MAAATPPLQAEASPSPSLQAGRPAPSAAAAAKRGPAGAGGLLMGKYELGRLLGHGTFAKVYLARHVGSGESVAIKVLDKEKAVKSGLVSHIKREIAVLRRVRHPNIVHLFEVMATKTKIYFVMELVRGGELFSRVSKGRLREDTARRYFQQLVSAVAFCHARGVFHRDLKPENLLVGEDGNLKVSDFGLSAVADQFRPDGLLHTFCGTPAYVAPEVLGRRGYDGAKADVWSCGVILFVLMAGYLPFHDKNLMAMYKKIYKGEFRCARWFSKDLTSLLMRILDTNPNTRITLPEIMESRWFKKGFKPVKFYIEDDKLHSVIDDEDGLLDMGPADPVPHSLPSPPRPLPPQKVDGDDSGSESDSSISSCPASVLSDESQRSRGSLPRPASLNAFDIISFSRGFNLSGLFEEKGDEVRFVSAEPMSDILMKLEEIAKLKSFKLRRKDWRICLEGTREGVKGPLTIGAEIFELTPPLVMVEVKKKAGDNEEYEDFCNKELKPGMQHLVHHMVRTPSMPTDAK, translated from the coding sequence ATggcggccgccacgccgccgctgcaggcggaggcgtcgccgtcgccgtcgctgcaGGCGGGGCGCCCggccccgtccgccgccgccgcggccaagcGAGGaccggccggcgccgggggccTGCTGATGGGGAAGTACGAGCTGGGGCGCCTCCTGGGGCACGGCACCTTCGCGAAGGTGTACCTCGCGCGGCACGTCGGGTCGGGGGAGAGCGTTGCCATCAAGGTGCTCGACAAGGAGAAGGCCGTGAAGAGCGGGCTCGTCTCGCACATCAAGCGCGAGATAGCCGTGCTCCGCCGCGTGCGCCACCCGAACATCGTGCACCTGTTCGAGGTCATGGCCACCAAGACGAAGATCTACTTCGTCATGGAGCtcgtccgcggcggcgagctcttcTCCCGCGTCTCCAAGGGCCGCCTCAGGGAGGACACCGCCCGCCGCTACTTCCAGCAGCTCGTCTCCGCCGTCGCGTTCTGCCACGCCCGCGGCGTCTTCCACCGGGACCTCAAGCCCGAGAACCTCCTCGTCGGCGAGGACGGCAACCTCAAGGTATCGGACTTTGggctctccgccgtcgccgaccaGTTCCGCCCCGACGGCCTGCTCCACACCTTCTGCGGCACGCCGGCCTATGTGGCCCCCGAAGTCCTCGGCCGCCGCGGGTACGACGGCGCCAAGGCGGACGTGTGGTCCTGCGGCGTCATCCTCTTTGTGCTCATGGCCGGCTATCTCCCTTTCCATGACAAGAACCTCATGGCCATGTACAAGAAGATTTACAAGGGCGAGTTCCGATGCGCGAGGTGGTTCTCCAAAGACCTTACCAGCTTGCTGATGCGCATTCTTGACACCAATCCGAACACTCGGATCACTTTGCCTGAGATCATGGAGTCCCGCTGGTTCAAGAAAGGATTCAAGCCAGTCAAGTTCTATATCGAGGATGATAAACTGCACAGCGTGATAGATGATGAGGATGGCCTGTTGGACATGGGGCCTGCTGATCCTGTTCCTCATTCACTGCCATCTCCACCACGACCTCTACCTCCACAAAAGGTTGATGGAGATGATTCAGGGTCGGAATCGGACTCATCGATCTCATCCTGCCCTGCTTCTGTGTTATCTGATGAGAGCCAGAGGTCCCGTGGGTCACTCCCACGCCCAGCAAGCCTTAATGCATTTGATATCATATCATTCTCAAGGGGATTCAACTTATCAGGGTTATTTGAGGAGAAAGGGGACGAGGTGAGGTTCGTCTCGGCTGAGCCCATGTCGGATATCCTAATGAAATTGGAGGAAATTGCAAAATTGAAGAGTTTCAAGTTGCGGAGGAAGGACTGGCGGATATGCCTGGAGGGTACTAGGGAGGGAGTTAAGGGGCCACTAACAATTGGTGCGGAGATATTTGAACTCACACCGCCCCTTGTAATGGTGGAGGTGAAAAAGAAGGCGGGGGATAATGAGGAGTATGAGGACTTTTGCAACAAGGAATTGAAGCCAGGGATGCAGCACCTTGTCCACCATATGGTTCGAACTCCAAGTATGCCTACTGATGCCAAGTAG
- the LOC101770043 gene encoding dynein light chain LC6, flagellar outer arm, which yields MLEGKAMVEDTDMPAKMQAQAMAAASRALDRFDVLDCRSIAAHIKKEFDTIHGPGWQCVVGSSFGCYFTHSKGSFIYFRLESLRFLVFKGAAA from the exons ATGTTGGAAGGGAAGGCGATGGTGGAGGACACGGACATGCCGGCGAAGATGCAGGCgcaggcgatggcggcggcgtccaggGCCCTCGACCGCTTCGACGTCCTCGACTGCCGGAGCATCGCGGCCCACATCAAGAAG GAGTTTGACACGATCCATGGACCGGGATGGCAATGCGTGGTGGGCTCCAGCTTCGGCTGCTACTTCACGCACAGCAAGGGGAGCTTCATCTACTTCCGGCTCGAGTCGCTCAGGTTCCTCGTCTTCAAAGGGGCGGCAGCATAG